In Desulfuribacillus alkaliarsenatis, the following proteins share a genomic window:
- the htpX gene encoding protease HtpX encodes MKRIGLFLLVNMLVLLTIVIVTQLLGVGRYIDSELGIQYEALLVFSAVVGFSGAFISLALSRWMAKKMMNVQVLDPSANLGPRERKIVDQVHELSRSAGITVMPEVGIYNSPEVNAFATGPSKNRSLVAVSTGLLQRMDDDAVEGVLAHEVAHIANGDMVTMTLVQGVINTFVVFFARIAAFAVSRMVKPELAGIVHFAAIIFFQIIFGILGSIGVMAFSRYREFRADIGGADLAGKDKMIRALQQIKQNVNMVDNEEKAFQSLKINGGRSKLAALFSSHPDLDERISRLQAK; translated from the coding sequence ATGAAACGTATAGGATTATTTTTATTAGTAAATATGCTAGTGCTACTTACAATAGTAATTGTTACTCAATTATTAGGAGTAGGACGTTATATTGATAGCGAGCTTGGTATTCAATATGAAGCACTATTAGTTTTTAGTGCAGTAGTCGGCTTCTCTGGTGCATTTATATCGTTAGCGTTATCACGCTGGATGGCTAAGAAAATGATGAATGTACAAGTTCTAGATCCAAGCGCGAATTTAGGACCAAGAGAGCGTAAAATAGTTGATCAGGTACATGAATTATCAAGAAGTGCAGGAATTACAGTAATGCCAGAGGTTGGTATATACAACTCCCCTGAGGTAAATGCTTTTGCAACGGGGCCGAGTAAGAACCGTTCCCTAGTGGCAGTTTCAACTGGTTTATTACAACGCATGGATGATGACGCTGTTGAGGGTGTTTTAGCTCACGAAGTAGCACATATTGCTAATGGTGATATGGTTACAATGACACTGGTACAAGGTGTAATCAATACATTCGTAGTATTTTTTGCAAGAATTGCTGCCTTTGCCGTTTCAAGAATGGTTAAGCCAGAATTAGCTGGGATTGTGCACTTTGCGGCAATCATCTTCTTCCAAATTATCTTTGGTATTCTTGGTAGTATTGGAGTTATGGCATTCTCAAGATACCGAGAGTTCCGTGCAGATATAGGTGGTGCGGATTTAGCTGGTAAAGACAAGATGATTCGTGCATTACAGCAAATTAAACAAAACGTAAACATGGTAGACAATGAAGAAAAAGCTTTCCAAAGCTTAAAAATTAACGGTGGCAGAAGCAAACTAGCTGCATTGTTCTCTTCGCACCCTGATTTAGATGAAAGAATTAGTCGTTTACAAGCAAAATAA